A section of the Streptococcus oriscaviae genome encodes:
- the pth gene encoding aminoacyl-tRNA hydrolase: MVKMIVGLGNPGSKYHETRHNVGFMLIDKIAEREKVTFSNDKIFQADIATTFIDGEKIFLVKPTTFMNESGKAVQALITYYGLDTSDMLVVYDDLDMAVGKVRFRQKGSAGGHNGIKSLIKYLGTQEFDRIKIGIGRPKNGMSVVHHVLSHFDEEDKIAIQLTLEKLDKAVNFYLQEDDFDTIMRKFNG, translated from the coding sequence TGGTCTGGGAAACCCAGGCAGTAAGTACCATGAGACCCGCCATAATGTCGGTTTTATGTTGATTGATAAGATTGCAGAGAGAGAGAAAGTGACTTTCAGCAATGATAAAATTTTTCAAGCAGATATTGCCACTACTTTCATTGATGGTGAGAAAATATTTTTGGTCAAACCAACCACCTTTATGAATGAATCTGGTAAGGCTGTTCAAGCTCTTATAACTTATTACGGGCTAGATACAAGCGATATGTTGGTTGTTTATGATGATTTGGATATGGCAGTAGGTAAAGTCCGTTTCCGACAAAAAGGCTCTGCCGGAGGACATAATGGCATAAAAAGCCTTATCAAGTACCTAGGGACACAAGAATTTGATCGAATTAAAATTGGAATTGGTCGTCCTAAAAATGGTATGTCTGTCGTTCATCATGTTTTGTCACATTTTGATGAAGAAGACAAAATTGCTATCCAACTCACTTTGGAAAAACTTGACAAAGCTGTCAACTTCTATTTACAAGAAGACGACTTTGATACAATTATGAGAAAGTTTAATGGTTAA